CTCttccagtcttcctgcctcatctCTGGACTCTGCTTTCtgactttcttctcttctgcccTGCGCTCTTCCCTATCCATCCTCCTATACCTACTTGTCTCTCGTTcttttgtgtgtctcttctctatCTCCTGCACATCTAACTTTCAGCCTTTCTGTGCATTCACCCTTGCCCTCTGGGGGCTACATGTTGACATCTCTTCATCTCCCTCCCTGTTACAGAGAGGTTCTGCCAGGAGCCAAATGTGATTATACCATACAGGTGCAGCTAAGGTGAGTTCATCCTCCCTGCCTATGCTGGGTACCCACTGGGGGTAGGAGTGAAGTAGGGGTATGACAGATACCCTTACGAGATGTCCCTGCTCTGCCACTGCCTACTGCAGCCCTGCGGCTCTTGTTGGATGCTGAGGGCTTCAGGCATCTATGACTGATTTTCTGGGGTTCCCTGTCTCTCTGCCAGATTCAAGTAAAGAAGtttcttcccactctttcctcctttctcatcTCTTACCAGGTTCTGTCTCTGTGAGACCAGCTGCCCCCAGGAAGATTATTTTCCCCCCAACCTCTTTGtcaaggtcaatgggaaactgtGCCCCCTGCCGGTAAATGCTCTCCCCTTTTTCTGTCAGTAATCCCTTAGCGTTTCAGTTCATAAATATTAACTACAAACCTATTCTGAAAGAGACATGCCTAGCacagtgcatggcacatagtaggtgctcagtttaCTGACTGAATCAATATAATCTCGAGAGTATTAAGATAGGGCTGAACAAAGGTTTTGTGACAACTCGGAGGAGGACATTAGTTCAACCCGAGATGTAAGAaagacttcttttttgttttttttttggagacagagtctctcgctctgtcactcaggctggagtgcaatggtgcaatctctgctcactgcaacctctgcctccctagttcaagcaattatcttgcctcagcctcccaagtagctgggattacaggtgcccaccaccccgcccggctaatttttgtatgtttagtagagacagagttttaccatgttagctaggctggtctcgaactcctgacctcaggtgatctgcccgcctcgtattcctaaagtgctgggattacaggcatgagccagtgcacccagccagaaagacTTGACACCAGAGCTTAGAGTTAGAAAAGGTGAGGCATCCTTATTCCTCCTCCTCAGGGACTCAGTGAGTGGGTTCCTTTTTTCTCGATCAATAAATAAGCTCTCCTTTCTCCCCAGGAGTGAACCCCACACACAGCCCTAGACAGTGCTCCAGTTTTGTGAGCCACTGAATGGGCCTCCATCCCCTtggtcagtgagtgagtgagttggCCTTCCCTCCAGGGATTGAATAACCCGAGACAAGATATCTTTTGTTGAAAGAGCAGAGCCCCTTCCCAGAGCCACTTCTCCGCTGACCAGTCCCTCCCTTCTCCAGGGTTACCTTCCCCCAACCAAGAATGGGGCCGAGCCCAAGAGGCCCAGCCGCCCCATCAACATCACACCCCTGGCTCGACTCTCAGCCACTGTTCCCAACACCATTGTGGTCAATTGGTCATCTGAGTTTGGACGGGTGAGCACAGCTAAAGCAGGTGCCTGGAAAAGCCTGCTGAGGGTGAAGGGGAACCATCCAGTGTCCTGGGCTGGGGAAGCATTTTCCTCTTTATGGGTCTGTCCCTGGTCCTCATGGAACAAAAGTGGGCAGTGGTGGTATGAGAAGCAGAGGCTAATTGTCTACCCCCTGCCTCCAAGTAGAATTACTCCTTGTCTGTGTACCTGGTGAGGCAGTTGACTGCAGGAACCCTTCTACAAAAACTCAGAGCAAAGGGTATCCGGAACCCAGACCACTCGCGGGCACTGAGTGAGTAAcatctttcctctcttccccacCTGATCTGGATCCAAGTCTTCCTGGCCCTCCAGCCTTCATAATTAAACCCATACCTCTTTTTTGACAacttcctccccttctcacaTGAACCCCAACCCTCCCCGTCTACCCCTGACCAGTCTTCCAGTCTTTATAGTTGAAGTTGGACCACTCCCAGGCACCTTTGAATTTCCAATCATGTATCTGCTTTGCACCTCACAGTTCCTAACTCCAGCCCTGCTAGAATATGGGCTCTCCGGACTGGAAAGAATCTTAGGGGTCCTCTAATCTAACCCTCACATGATGCTTCAACTCCTCCAGATCATCTCTAACATAGCCAGAGTGTCACGCTATGTTTAAGCATCTTCAGGGATGGGAAAAtcccccacacccagccttcatCATCCATATCCCAGACCACTTCCATGTGACGTCCCACTGGCCCCCAAAGACGCTCCACCCAGCAGCCTCTCAGCCAGAGCCATCTGTTCCTGGCCTtaccaactcctgggctccctcCAGCCTTGCTGACCTCATGGCTCTGGCCTCACTTTTGTTTCAGTCAAGGAGAAATTGACTGCTGATCCTGACAGTGAGGTGGCCACTACGAGTCTCCGGGTGTCACTCATGTGCCCGGTGGGTAAAAGGGGAGAAGGGAACAGGGTGGGAAGGGAGTTGGGTTTAGCCTGTGGACTTTGATGAGGGTTCCTAGGGATACTGGAGTGAAGTTTTCTGGGATGAAACCAGAGTGGGGCCTCTGACAAGAGAACTTGCTTCTCCTCAGCTAGGGAAGATGCGCCTGACTGTCCCTTGTCGTGCCCTCACCTGTGCCCACCTGCAGAGCTTCGATGCTGCCCTTTATCTACAGATGAATGAGAAGAAGCCTACGTGGACATGTCCTGTGTGTGACAAGAAGGCTCCCTATGAATCTCTTATCATTGATGGGTAGGCCATTTTGCTTCCTCTTACCTAGGACATCCACTAGAACCCTcttttcttggttatttctttttctttttcttttttttttggagatggagtcttactctgctgcccaggctggagtgcagtgacgcagtcttggctcactgcaacctccacctcccaggttcaggcgattctcctgcctcagcctcctgagtagctgggattacaggcgcccatcaccatgcctggctaatttttgtatttttagtagagacggggtttcaccatgttggccaggctggtcttgaactcctgacctcaggtgatccgcccaccttggcctcctaaagtgctgggattataggcatgagccaccatgcccagcctatatttcttttttcttttagccaCCACCTCCTTCAGGGTTTTTAATTCATATGGCTTACTTCCCCTCACATGACCCGCAATTCTCACCTTATCTATCCCTTTTAccgatctgtgtgtgtgtgtgtgtgtgcgtgtgtgtggagGTGGAGGGCAACATTAAGGACTTAGTATATATAAGGCATCTTGCTGAGCACTTTGCATGActtatctcattgaatcctcacaataaccctatggaCTCGGCTcctacctgtaattccaacactggaaggctgagatgggaagatcatttgaggctaagagtttgagaccagcctgggcaacagagtaagaccctctctctaaaatttaaaaaaagtagccaggcatgttaTAATAGCTCATGACTGTAGTcttagctgctcaggaggctgaggcgggaggatggcttgaacccaggagtttgaggctgcagtgagctatgattgcattactgcaccccagcctgggcaacagattgagaccctgtctcaaaaaaagaaataatcctaTGATTGGCTAGTGACACtcacccaggaaaaaaaaaagaaaaaaaaacccctatGAGATAGGTAGTATcattacacatgaggaaactgaggccgagAGAGATTGAGCCTTGCTCAAGGTTATATtgttaagtggcagagccagtgtACTGAACTGTCATAATGTATCACCCATAACAACTACCTGACTTCCCACTGAGCATTGCAATAAGGTTCTTTTGAGGGCCTGGATGTTCTAATCTTTTGATCTTGCTAGTCTTAACCCCTTTTTGGAATCTACATTATGGTTCTTGTTCCCAGTGCTCctccactttttgtttgtttgtttgtttgtttgtttttgagacagggtctcgttctgttgcccagactggagtatagtagcacaatcatagctcactgcaacctcgacctcctggcctcaagtgatcctcccaccttggcctcccaaagtgctgggattgcaggcatgagctaccatgcctggcccctagtgcctttatttatttatttttacacaagTGTTTAGACAGCCAAAGACCCAGTGCCTTTTGGAGATGGTTTATGGACTTCTGTATCTTTGCTCCTTTTGTTCCTTATACTACACGTAAgtgctcagattttttttttttttttttttgagacggtgtttcactctatcgcccaggctggagtggtatgGCATAGTCTCGTGATCTCGGCttacgcaacctctgcctcctgggttcaagtgattctcctgcctcagcctcctgagtagctgggattacaggcatgttgccaccacatccagctaattttgtatttttggtagagatggggtttcaccatgttggccaggctggtctcgaactcctgacctcaggtgatccaccctccttggtctcTGAAAGTGTGATgataggcgagagccaccacgctggcttttttttgaggcagagccttgctctgttgcccagggtggagaacagtggcgtgatctaggctcactgcaacctctgcctcccgggttcaagcgattctcgtgcctcagcctcccaagtagctgggattataggcatgtgccaccacacctggctaatttttgtatttttagtagagatgaggtttcaccatgttggccaggctggtcttgaactcccagcctcaagtgatacacctgcctgtacctcccaaagtgctgggattacaggcgtgagccactgcacccggcctcagattgtatttattttaaaacctattACTTACTTTGCAAAGCTCTTTTACCTTGTGTTGTTTGATTACAACAACTCAAGAGAGGTCCAGTAGGATGGATAatgtccttattttacagatgaggacactgagataCGGGAAGGTGAGTTACAGAACTCTCTGGCTACTGTTCTGCTCATCTCCCAGCCCCATGAATTTtcatctctctcctcccccagttTATTTATGGAGATTCTTAGTTCCTGTTCAGATTGTGATGAGATCCAATTCATGGAAGATGGATCCTGGTGCCCAATGAAACCCAAGAAGGAGGCATCTGAGGTTTGCCCCCCGCCAGGGTATGGGCTGGATGGTGAGTGACCCCCTGTTCCCCAGCTAAGCTAAATCTTGGATGGCCTCTTCTCTGAGACATAGTCTTCTTAATACCCGCAGGCCTCCAGTACAGCCCAGTCCAGGAGGGAAATCCATCAGAGAATAAGAAGAAGGTCGAAGTTATTGACTTGACAATAGAAAGCTCATCAGATGAGGAGGATCTGCCCCCTACCAAGAAGCACTGTTCTGTCACCTCAGCTGCCATCCCGGCCCTACCTGGAAGCAAAGGGTATGAGAAAATAGGCTGAATCTACAGCAAAACGGACAGGGGAAGAAGTTAGGAATGCTTTCTGATCATTGGACAAAGCCTGGGGCAAGAGAAATGTGGAGGGGGCAGAGAGGGAACCTGGGGACCTGAACTGGGTGAGGGCATCTGTGGTTTGCTGGCTGCCTCAGCTCCTCTCTACCCACAGAGTCCTGACGTCTGGCCACCAGCCATCCTCGGTGCTCAGGAGCCCTGCTATGGGCACGTTGGGTGGGGATTTCCTGTCCAGTCTCCCACTACATGAGTACCCACCTGCCTTCCCACTGGGAGCCGACATCCAAGGTATGACATGGATCATAAGATGGACCCTGCACGGCCACACCCTCCCCAGAGCTACATCAGAACCCCTGTTCCTTCTCAAAGCCTCCTGCTTCTCCTGCAAGGGGCCACAGTCCAAAGTGCTTTGTCTTTTGGCGGTAAAGCGGTCAGATAGGAggttaattttgatttttcttttcctgccaggtttagatttattttcatttcttcagacAGAGAGTCAGGTAAGTGGTTCTTTCTTCAGAAGGTCTCAGATCTCTGAAGCTTCCTTTCTAGGCACTGATGGGGCCCCTCCCTCTCTTATGATCTCTGGGGATGTAAATCTGCTTTCCCGTGAGGACAGTGAGGTGTAGGTAGCTTATTACCTCCTCAGCCCCACTGGTAGTTCCTGAGATTCCTACTTAGGCCTGCTTCCTAGATCCCCTGTTAATTTTCTGCCCTGGCCTACTCACCCCCACCCCCGTGTGCACTTAGAGCACCATGCCTGCTCTAACCGGACATTCCACACATTTCAGACGCCCACAAAGCCAAGAACCTAACAAGTTGGAGGAGCTCTCTCAAggcagggaaaggggaagggtgTGGGGAAgtaggggaaagagggagaggctCTCCTGCTTCTCAAGAGAATACCTTGGGATCCACAGGGGTTGATTGCTCTCATACGGCATTTCTGAGATGAGTGACTAGGAGGTGGGGAAGTCAGGATGAGATCTTAAACTATGCCCTTGATTCTTCCTAGCACTATGGCCCCTCCGTCATCACCTCACTAGATGAACAGGATGCCCTTGGCCACTTTTTCCAGTACCGAGGGACCCCTTCTCACTTTCTGGGCCCACTGGCCCCCACGTTGGGGAGCTCCCACCGCAGCGCCACTCCGGCACCCCCTCCTGGCCGTGTCAGCAGCATTGTGGCCCCTGGGGGGGCCTTGAGGGAGGGGCATGGAGGACCCCTGCCCTCAGGTCCCTCTTTGACTGGCTGTCGGTCAGACATCATTTCCCTGGACTGAGTTCCTTGGATTATGGCAACTTCGCTGTCCCCAACACTGAGGAGGTATGCTGTGGAGTcctaaccccagctactctgatCCCTCTGGGGGTTCTGGCCAAGGGCCAGACAGACGTTCACAGATGCCTACTTTTGGCCTCATCTCTGCCTGACAAGGCCAGCACCCAAAGGGTTAATATTGAACCTGTTTTTAAGGACACTGGGGTCTGTTTTTGGAAATGTTCTTTAGATGGTGgcacattcctttgggtatgttaACCTAGGCAGTGGGAGGCAAATGGGATGGGATGTGAGCTGGAAGAAGGGCTGAACCCTCAGCCTTGACTATGTCTAGAGCCTCTTGGGGAAGGGGCACCTCTCTTGAACCCCAAATGCTCTCTTGTTATCCCCCAAATCCATGGCTCTATTTCTTCTTCACATCCATTGTCTCTtcatgtccattccattcccttcggcCAAACAGACAGGTGGAAAAACTGAGACAGGCAGTTTCAGAGATGGACAGAGAACTTTATTTTGGATTGTGGATGTGGACTTTTTTgtacataaataagaaaaaccaAAATACTCCAAAGATGACTTCCCCTGCCTCCTACTCCAGTATGACAGAGGAGGATGTAAGGCCTTAGCCATGATCCCCAGGGGTTTGGGAGTCAGGCCCGGCCTATTGCTTGGGTCTctctctatttatatatttaagttcACAGTGTTTCTTATTCCACCCTAAGCTTCTAGAGGCTCATGGCCCTGTGGTTAGGCCTGGCTCATTCTGCACCTTTCCAGGGAGGTGGAAGGACCCTGTGCCCTCCTTCCCAATCTTCTTTTTCAGGCTCGCCAAGGCCTAGGACCTATgttgtaattttactttttatttctaaagttgTAGTGAAGCTCTCACCCATAATAAAGATTGTGAATGTTCTGTGAGTGTCATGGAGATGGGCTAGGGAGGGGATTTTACACTTCACTTTCCAGACCCCTGGTTTGGGGGAAGAgggtccatgttccattcttcctTTGCTGGCCCTGGGTCCAGGTGAGTTGCACTTTTACACGGTGGGGGTGTTCTATGGAGGAATTCCAAGAGAGGttgtccttccctcctttccccatGCCTGTAAAAACTAGACCATTCCAGCCCAGTACTGTGGAGCTCTCCGGTCCTTTTTCACTTTTACCTGCCCAGATGTTGCAGCCAGAGCTTGAGGGCAAACTTGGTTCCAGTGCTGACTCTCTCTTTGCCCTCTGCCATGGTTGGGATCATCCGCAGGAGGGTGGACATGGGCAGGACCAGAGGTCGGGCTCTTCCATCCTCCTCTAGTTCCACTGCACTGCATGGTGACAACTCCTGTTGGGGCTGTGCCTTGTAGCTTACAAAGAACTTACATATATGTTAGGTCCCTGAATCCTCCCAACTACCACAGGAGGTGGGTGGGTGTTGACCTCATTTGCAGAA
This portion of the Pongo abelii isolate AG06213 chromosome 1, NHGRI_mPonAbe1-v2.0_pri, whole genome shotgun sequence genome encodes:
- the PIAS3 gene encoding E3 SUMO-protein ligase PIAS3: MAELGELKHMVMSFRVSELQVLLGFAGRNKSGRKHELLAKALHLLKSSCAPSVQMKIKELYRRRFPRKTLGPSDLSLLSLPPGTSPVGSPGPLAPIPPTLLAPGTLLGPKREVDMHPPLPQPVHPDVTMKPLPFYEVYGELIRPTTLASTSSQRFEEAHFTFALTPQQVQQILTSREVLPGAKCDYTIQVQLRFCLCETSCPQEDYFPPNLFVKVNGKLCPLPGYLPPTKNGAEPKRPSRPINITPLARLSATVPNTIVVNWSSEFGRNYSLSVYLVRQLTAGTLLQKLRAKGIRNPDHSRALIKEKLTADPDSEVATTSLRVSLMCPLGKMRLTVPCRALTCAHLQSFDAALYLQMNEKKPTWTCPVCDKKAPYESLIIDGLFMEILSSCSDCDEIQFMEDGSWCPMKPKKEASEVCPPPGYGLDGLQYSPVQEGNPSENKKKVEVIDLTIESSSDEEDLPPTKKHCSVTSAAIPALPGSKGVLTSGHQPSSVLRSPAMGTLGGDFLSSLPLHEYPPAFPLGADIQGLDLFSFLQTESQHYGPSVITSLDEQDALGHFFQYRGTPSHFLGPLAPTLGSSHRSATPAPPPGRVSSIVAPGGALREGHGGPLPSGPSLTGCRSDIISLD